The following are encoded together in the Zingiber officinale cultivar Zhangliang chromosome 8A, Zo_v1.1, whole genome shotgun sequence genome:
- the LOC122009420 gene encoding flowering time control protein FPA-like isoform X1, with product MPINKSAGVSSDHRRPSSSKDPESSESASNTLWVGQLSAETTDSDLMDVFSKHGALDCTTMQSARNYTFVYFRQVEEAKAAKEALQGNLIHGSAIRIEFARPPRAAKQIWVGGFDSSVSKEQLKEEFLQFGKIEEYRFFRDRNSAIIEYYKLEDAIAAHKNMNGKKFSGQQLRVDFLRSQPPKREWPDRHDLRNGHLGNLRSLPSDSLRNFHNSSSLGSKWDMLHGVLQDGPPSNVLCIRYPPPVQIDQKMLHNAMILFGEIEMIKSFPARHYSFVVFRSIDEARRAKDGLQGRLFNDPRIQILYSNDELLASVSGNSLSFYQFKVIAQRSDIFFNIGPFGPLELLGHGHLIPPNNLLGSLHAGILPGTNMVSRPFGPQGLDPRHAGAGLHELGILHPNLLEVDTGKSMPRIRRSPSAPGILPSPPGIFQGVRSMPDAWDGVDMRDPKRVRLDSPPSNDDFRQRKSASSSMEEQRFLLSHPDRGVSSRTRVGSAPHHRPNLHSPDRDYIWRGVIAKGGAHVCYARCVPIGKGIDSPMPSVVNCSARTGLDMLTKHYAEAIGFEIVFFLPDSEEDFASYTEFLRYLGLKNRAGVAKLEDGTTLFLVPPSDFLTSVLNVNGPERLYGVVLNMQQQSPAAQQSQIAIPQPPRQLDRREEPLEKGYNFVRHNEEQILRGDYNNALHEEVVRHSAVENFPSAHRDEQHMAQLAPLDQDDNSSSAAASQLKATLTPELIATLASLIPSNNQSSASAAQLPSNSAARPTSSYTPAMPDGSAPFQSWRQENQMALSLNSMDQQKLPPPLGQDFNSQGPSVTNTAIPFQFPPFTNTTSGTDPATQPFYGGLQIQNPILTMQQAPAVSTNQLNNYETSQRGQFSVTQNNQLYQFDNTYGNRDNYGSSTSVTDPFPSLVQQQPRLGSSSAHSPFGNVSQHQPAMSMPNNKGNLEFTNQGQRLENILPGSSQGTTQGDADKNQRYQSTLQFAANLLLQIQQQQQQQTNANTAPGSGNHQ from the exons ATGCCGATCAACAAGTCTGCCGGTGTTTCTTCCGACCACCGGCGCCCATCGTCCTCCAAGGATCCGGAGAGCAGTGAGTCTGCCTCGAATACTCTCTGGGTGGGGCAACTCTCCGCTGAAACCACCgattcagatctgatggatgtcTTCTCCAAGCACGGCGCCTTGGATTGCACCACGATGCAATCGGCGAGAAACTATACCTTCGTGTACTTCCGGCAAGTCGAGGAAGCCAAGGCTGCGAAGGAAGCCCTCCAAGGGAACTTGATCCATGGGAGCGCGATCAGGATTGAGTTTGCCAGACCG CCAAGAGCTGCTAAGCAGATATGGGTTGGTGGGTTTGATTCATCTGTAAGTAAGGAGCAACTTAAAGAAGAGTTTTTGCAGTTTGGTAAGATTGAAGAGTACAGATTTTTCAGGGATCGAAATTCAGCTATTATTGAATATTATAAGTTGGAAGATGCCATTGCGgctcataaaaatatgaatgggAAGAAGTTTTCTGGTCAACAACTACGTGTTGATTTTCTGCGCTCCCAACCTCCTAAAAGG GAGTGGCCTGACCGCCATGATTTGAGGAATGGGCATCTGGGCAACCTAAGATCTTTGCCATCTGACAGCttgagaaattttcataattcttcTTCCCTCGGGTCTAAGTGGGATATG CTTCATGGGGTGCTTCAAGATGGTCCTCCAAGCAATGTTCTTTGCATAAGATATCCACCTCCGGTTCAGATTGATCAGAAGATGCTTCACAATGCCATGATTCTCTTTGGTGAAATTGAAATGATAAAATCATTTCCAGCTAGACACTATTCTTTTGTGGTGTTCAGAAGCATTGATGAAGCTAGGCGTGCAAAAGATGGTCTGCAGGGTCGCCTCTTTAATGATCCTAGGATACAGATTCTCTACTCCAATGATGAACTTTTAGCATCTGTTTCAGGTAATTCACTTTCCTTCTATCAATTCAAAGTTATAGCACAGCGATCTGATATATTTTTCAATATAGGCCCATTTGGACCTCTTGAATTGTTAGGTCATGGTCAtctgatcccaccaaataatttACTTGGCTCCCTGCATGCTGGTATTCTGCCTGGAACAAATATGGTATCAAGGCCATTTGGGCCACAAGGATTAGATCCCCGCCATGCTGGTGCTGGGCTCCATGAACTTGGTATTCTTCATCCAAATCTCCTTGAGGTTGATACTGGTAAATCTATGCCAAGGATACGTCGGTCTCCTTCAGCTCCAGgaattcttccttctcctccaggTATTTTTCAAGGTGTCCGTTCCATGCCTGATGCATGGGATGGAGTTGATATGAGAGACCCTAAGAGGGTTAGGTTAGATAGTCCTCCCAGCAATGATGATTTTCGTCAAAGAAAATCTGCTAGCAGCAGTATGGAGGAGCAGCGTTTTTTGTTATCTCATCCAGATAGAGGTGTTTCTAGTCGCACTCGAGTTGGTTCTGCTCCTCACCACCGCCCTAACTTGCATTCTCCTGATAGAGACTATATTTGGCGTGGTGTTATTGCTAAAGGAGGAGCGCATGTTTGTTATGCTCGCTGTGTACCAATAGGAAAGGGCATCGATTCACCAAT GCCTAGTGTTGTCAACTGCTCGGCTAGAACTGGATTGGATATGCTCACAAAACACTATGCTGAGGCAATTGGTTTTGAGATAGTTTTCTTTTTACCAGATAGTGAAGAGGATTTTGCTTCTTACACTGAGTTTTTAAGGTACCTTGGCCTAAAGAATCGTGCTGGAGTTGCAAAGCTTGAAGATGGCACAACTTTATTTTTGGTACCTCCATCGGATTTCTTAACCAGTGTATTGAATGTGAACGGCCCTGAACGTCTGTATGGTGTTGTTCTGAATATGCAGCAGCAGTCACCTGCTGCTCAACAATCGCAAATAGCTATTCCTCAACCACCCCGTCAGCTTGATCGCCGGGAAGAACCTTTGGAGAAAGGGTATAATTTTGTTCGCCACAATGAAGAGCAAATACTAAGAGGTGATTATAACAATGCTTTACACGAGGAAGTGGTGCGACATTCTGCTGTTGAAAATTTTCCATCAGCTCACAGGGATGAACAACATATGGCACAATTAGCACCACTTGACCAAGATGACAATTCTTCTTCTGCTGCTGCTTCTCAGTTGAAAGCTACCTTAACTCCAGAACTAATAGCAACTTTAGCTTCTCTTATACCCAGCAACAATCAATCATCAGCTTCTGCTGCTCAGCTGCCATCTAACTCAGCTGCGAGACCTACTTCATCCTATACCCCTGCAATGCCTGATGGATCAGCTCCATTTCAGAGTTGGAGGCAAGAGAATCAGATGGCTCTTTCTCTTAATTCCATGGATCAACAGAAGCTGCCACCGCCTTTAGGTCAAGATTTCAATAGCCAGGGGCCTTCGGTCACAAATACGGCGATTCCATTTCAGTTTCCACCATTCACAAATACGACAAGTGGGACTGATCCTGCCACACAACCATTTTATGGTGGCCTTCAGATTCAAAATCCGATTCTTACGATGCAACAAGCACCTGCAGTTTCAACAAATCAGTTGAATAACTATGAAACATCACAACGTGGACAGTTTTCTGTCACGCAAAACAATCAACTTTATCAGTTTGATAACACCTATGGTAATCGTGACAACTATGGAAGTTCAACAAGTGTTACGGATCCATTTCCTTCTTTGGTTCAGCAGCAACCAAGACTTGGTTCTTCATCTGCTCATAGTCCATTTGGAAATGTATCTCAGCACCAACCTGCCATGTCAATGCCAAATAACAAAGGGAATCTGGAGTTTACTAACCAAGGGCAGCGGCTAGAAAACATATTACCGGGTTCAAGCCAGGGAACAACCCAAGGTGATGCTGACAAGAACCAGCGATATCAGTCAACCCTACAATTTGCTGCTAATTTGCTTCTCCAAATTCAacagcagcagcaacaacaaacAAATGCTAACACTGCACCTGGATCTGGAAACCATCAGTGA
- the LOC122009422 gene encoding putative RNA-binding protein Luc7-like 2 isoform X2, protein MDAIRKQLDVLMGANRNGDVREVNRKYHDRDVCRLFLSGLCPHDLFQLTKMDMGPCPKIHSLQLRKDYEEAKAKGDHNFDRELEDMIERLIVECERKIQRALKRLEDEDAKAAVAISVSMVTQSPEIMELSKQIKEKLKEADAFDFEGKTDSKIRVLEVVEELKAQRADKQSVLLLDAFNKDRASLSLPIQNPTQLPSLPVVNPPDPRTQEMINEKLKKAEDLGERGMIDEAQKALEEAEALKKLGARQEPVLESSKYSAADVRITDQKLRVCDICGAFLSVYDNDRRLADHFGGKLHLGYMQIREKLAELQVMV, encoded by the exons ATGGACGCCATACGGAAGCAGCTCGACGTTCTCATGGGGGCCAATCGCAACGGGGACGTCAGGGAGGTGAACCGCAAGTACCATGACCGCGACGTCTGCCGCCTCTTCTTGTCCGGGCTTTGCCCCCACGACCTCTTCCAACTCACG AAAATGGACATGGGTCCTTGTCCGAAGATTCATTCCTTGCAGCTGAGAAAAGA CTATGAAGAAGCAAAAGCAAAAGGTGATCACAATTTTGATAGAGAACTTGAAGATATGATAGAACGGCTTATTGTTGAGTGTGAACGAAAAATTCAAAGAGCCCTCAAGCGTCTTGAAGATGAGGATGCTAAGGCTGCTGTGGCAATATCTGTATCCATGGTCACACAG TCACCTGAAATTATGGAACTTTCAAAGCAAATAAAAGAGAAACTCAAAGAAGCTGATGCATTTG ATTTTGAAGGAAAGACTGATAGTAAAATACGAGTTCTAGAAGTGGTGGAAGAGCTCAAAGCTCAAAGAGCTGACAAACAG TCAGTTCTTCTTCTTGACGCTTTCAACAAAGATAGGGCTTCTCTGTCACTTCCTATTCAGAATCCTACTCAACTACCATCCTTGCCTGTTGTCAATCCTCCAGATCCTCGGACACAAGAAATGATAAATGAAAAACTTAAGAAAGCAGAGGATCTTG GTGAGAGGGGAATGATAGATGAAGCTCAAAAAGCTCTAGAAGAAGCAGAAGCTCTGAAAAAG CTGGGTGCTCGACAAGAGCCAGTCCTAGAATCCTCAAAGTATAGTGCTGCTGACGTTCGAATT ACTGATCAGAAATTGCGTGTTTGTGACATTTGTGGAGCATTCTTGAGTGTCTATGACAA TGATCGTCGTTTAGCGGATCATTTTGGAGGAAAACTTCACCTTGGATATATGCAAATCCGTGAAAAACTAGCAGAACTCCAG GTGATGGTATAA
- the LOC122009420 gene encoding flowering time control protein FPA-like isoform X2 — MPINKSAGVSSDHRRPSSSKDPESSESASNTLWVGQLSAETTDSDLMDVFSKHGALDCTTMQSARNYTFVYFRQVEEAKAAKEALQGNLIHGSAIRIEFARPPRAAKQIWVGGFDSSVSKEQLKEEFLQFGKIEEYRFFRDRNSAIIEYYKLEDAIAAHKNMNGKKFSGQQLRVDFLRSQPPKREWPDRHDLRNGHLGNLRSLPSDSLRNFHNSSSLGSKWDMLHGVLQDGPPSNVLCIRYPPPVQIDQKMLHNAMILFGEIEMIKSFPARHYSFVVFRSIDEARRAKDGLQGRLFNDPRIQILYSNDELLASVSGPFGPLELLGHGHLIPPNNLLGSLHAGILPGTNMVSRPFGPQGLDPRHAGAGLHELGILHPNLLEVDTGKSMPRIRRSPSAPGILPSPPGIFQGVRSMPDAWDGVDMRDPKRVRLDSPPSNDDFRQRKSASSSMEEQRFLLSHPDRGVSSRTRVGSAPHHRPNLHSPDRDYIWRGVIAKGGAHVCYARCVPIGKGIDSPMPSVVNCSARTGLDMLTKHYAEAIGFEIVFFLPDSEEDFASYTEFLRYLGLKNRAGVAKLEDGTTLFLVPPSDFLTSVLNVNGPERLYGVVLNMQQQSPAAQQSQIAIPQPPRQLDRREEPLEKGYNFVRHNEEQILRGDYNNALHEEVVRHSAVENFPSAHRDEQHMAQLAPLDQDDNSSSAAASQLKATLTPELIATLASLIPSNNQSSASAAQLPSNSAARPTSSYTPAMPDGSAPFQSWRQENQMALSLNSMDQQKLPPPLGQDFNSQGPSVTNTAIPFQFPPFTNTTSGTDPATQPFYGGLQIQNPILTMQQAPAVSTNQLNNYETSQRGQFSVTQNNQLYQFDNTYGNRDNYGSSTSVTDPFPSLVQQQPRLGSSSAHSPFGNVSQHQPAMSMPNNKGNLEFTNQGQRLENILPGSSQGTTQGDADKNQRYQSTLQFAANLLLQIQQQQQQQTNANTAPGSGNHQ; from the exons ATGCCGATCAACAAGTCTGCCGGTGTTTCTTCCGACCACCGGCGCCCATCGTCCTCCAAGGATCCGGAGAGCAGTGAGTCTGCCTCGAATACTCTCTGGGTGGGGCAACTCTCCGCTGAAACCACCgattcagatctgatggatgtcTTCTCCAAGCACGGCGCCTTGGATTGCACCACGATGCAATCGGCGAGAAACTATACCTTCGTGTACTTCCGGCAAGTCGAGGAAGCCAAGGCTGCGAAGGAAGCCCTCCAAGGGAACTTGATCCATGGGAGCGCGATCAGGATTGAGTTTGCCAGACCG CCAAGAGCTGCTAAGCAGATATGGGTTGGTGGGTTTGATTCATCTGTAAGTAAGGAGCAACTTAAAGAAGAGTTTTTGCAGTTTGGTAAGATTGAAGAGTACAGATTTTTCAGGGATCGAAATTCAGCTATTATTGAATATTATAAGTTGGAAGATGCCATTGCGgctcataaaaatatgaatgggAAGAAGTTTTCTGGTCAACAACTACGTGTTGATTTTCTGCGCTCCCAACCTCCTAAAAGG GAGTGGCCTGACCGCCATGATTTGAGGAATGGGCATCTGGGCAACCTAAGATCTTTGCCATCTGACAGCttgagaaattttcataattcttcTTCCCTCGGGTCTAAGTGGGATATG CTTCATGGGGTGCTTCAAGATGGTCCTCCAAGCAATGTTCTTTGCATAAGATATCCACCTCCGGTTCAGATTGATCAGAAGATGCTTCACAATGCCATGATTCTCTTTGGTGAAATTGAAATGATAAAATCATTTCCAGCTAGACACTATTCTTTTGTGGTGTTCAGAAGCATTGATGAAGCTAGGCGTGCAAAAGATGGTCTGCAGGGTCGCCTCTTTAATGATCCTAGGATACAGATTCTCTACTCCAATGATGAACTTTTAGCATCTGTTTCAG GCCCATTTGGACCTCTTGAATTGTTAGGTCATGGTCAtctgatcccaccaaataatttACTTGGCTCCCTGCATGCTGGTATTCTGCCTGGAACAAATATGGTATCAAGGCCATTTGGGCCACAAGGATTAGATCCCCGCCATGCTGGTGCTGGGCTCCATGAACTTGGTATTCTTCATCCAAATCTCCTTGAGGTTGATACTGGTAAATCTATGCCAAGGATACGTCGGTCTCCTTCAGCTCCAGgaattcttccttctcctccaggTATTTTTCAAGGTGTCCGTTCCATGCCTGATGCATGGGATGGAGTTGATATGAGAGACCCTAAGAGGGTTAGGTTAGATAGTCCTCCCAGCAATGATGATTTTCGTCAAAGAAAATCTGCTAGCAGCAGTATGGAGGAGCAGCGTTTTTTGTTATCTCATCCAGATAGAGGTGTTTCTAGTCGCACTCGAGTTGGTTCTGCTCCTCACCACCGCCCTAACTTGCATTCTCCTGATAGAGACTATATTTGGCGTGGTGTTATTGCTAAAGGAGGAGCGCATGTTTGTTATGCTCGCTGTGTACCAATAGGAAAGGGCATCGATTCACCAAT GCCTAGTGTTGTCAACTGCTCGGCTAGAACTGGATTGGATATGCTCACAAAACACTATGCTGAGGCAATTGGTTTTGAGATAGTTTTCTTTTTACCAGATAGTGAAGAGGATTTTGCTTCTTACACTGAGTTTTTAAGGTACCTTGGCCTAAAGAATCGTGCTGGAGTTGCAAAGCTTGAAGATGGCACAACTTTATTTTTGGTACCTCCATCGGATTTCTTAACCAGTGTATTGAATGTGAACGGCCCTGAACGTCTGTATGGTGTTGTTCTGAATATGCAGCAGCAGTCACCTGCTGCTCAACAATCGCAAATAGCTATTCCTCAACCACCCCGTCAGCTTGATCGCCGGGAAGAACCTTTGGAGAAAGGGTATAATTTTGTTCGCCACAATGAAGAGCAAATACTAAGAGGTGATTATAACAATGCTTTACACGAGGAAGTGGTGCGACATTCTGCTGTTGAAAATTTTCCATCAGCTCACAGGGATGAACAACATATGGCACAATTAGCACCACTTGACCAAGATGACAATTCTTCTTCTGCTGCTGCTTCTCAGTTGAAAGCTACCTTAACTCCAGAACTAATAGCAACTTTAGCTTCTCTTATACCCAGCAACAATCAATCATCAGCTTCTGCTGCTCAGCTGCCATCTAACTCAGCTGCGAGACCTACTTCATCCTATACCCCTGCAATGCCTGATGGATCAGCTCCATTTCAGAGTTGGAGGCAAGAGAATCAGATGGCTCTTTCTCTTAATTCCATGGATCAACAGAAGCTGCCACCGCCTTTAGGTCAAGATTTCAATAGCCAGGGGCCTTCGGTCACAAATACGGCGATTCCATTTCAGTTTCCACCATTCACAAATACGACAAGTGGGACTGATCCTGCCACACAACCATTTTATGGTGGCCTTCAGATTCAAAATCCGATTCTTACGATGCAACAAGCACCTGCAGTTTCAACAAATCAGTTGAATAACTATGAAACATCACAACGTGGACAGTTTTCTGTCACGCAAAACAATCAACTTTATCAGTTTGATAACACCTATGGTAATCGTGACAACTATGGAAGTTCAACAAGTGTTACGGATCCATTTCCTTCTTTGGTTCAGCAGCAACCAAGACTTGGTTCTTCATCTGCTCATAGTCCATTTGGAAATGTATCTCAGCACCAACCTGCCATGTCAATGCCAAATAACAAAGGGAATCTGGAGTTTACTAACCAAGGGCAGCGGCTAGAAAACATATTACCGGGTTCAAGCCAGGGAACAACCCAAGGTGATGCTGACAAGAACCAGCGATATCAGTCAACCCTACAATTTGCTGCTAATTTGCTTCTCCAAATTCAacagcagcagcaacaacaaacAAATGCTAACACTGCACCTGGATCTGGAAACCATCAGTGA
- the LOC122009422 gene encoding putative RNA-binding protein Luc7-like 2 isoform X1 has translation MDAIRKQLDVLMGANRNGDVREVNRKYHDRDVCRLFLSGLCPHDLFQLTKMDMGPCPKIHSLQLRKDYEEAKAKGDHNFDRELEDMIERLIVECERKIQRALKRLEDEDAKAAVAISVSMVTQSPEIMELSKQIKEKLKEADAFDFEGKTDSKIRVLEVVEELKAQRADKQSVLLLDAFNKDRASLSLPIQNPTQLPSLPVVNPPDPRTQEMINEKLKKAEDLGERGMIDEAQKALEEAEALKKLGARQEPVLESSKYSAADVRITDQKLRVCDICGAFLSVYDNDRRLADHFGGKLHLGYMQIREKLAELQEERNRKRKVDRTEDDTRSKERSRDRNRSGSRDRDAERDARIDSRDRGREHDRRSRDQDRHDRDRRDRDRESDRSRNYDSRNRRSRSRSKDRSRDYDRHRRHGRY, from the exons ATGGACGCCATACGGAAGCAGCTCGACGTTCTCATGGGGGCCAATCGCAACGGGGACGTCAGGGAGGTGAACCGCAAGTACCATGACCGCGACGTCTGCCGCCTCTTCTTGTCCGGGCTTTGCCCCCACGACCTCTTCCAACTCACG AAAATGGACATGGGTCCTTGTCCGAAGATTCATTCCTTGCAGCTGAGAAAAGA CTATGAAGAAGCAAAAGCAAAAGGTGATCACAATTTTGATAGAGAACTTGAAGATATGATAGAACGGCTTATTGTTGAGTGTGAACGAAAAATTCAAAGAGCCCTCAAGCGTCTTGAAGATGAGGATGCTAAGGCTGCTGTGGCAATATCTGTATCCATGGTCACACAG TCACCTGAAATTATGGAACTTTCAAAGCAAATAAAAGAGAAACTCAAAGAAGCTGATGCATTTG ATTTTGAAGGAAAGACTGATAGTAAAATACGAGTTCTAGAAGTGGTGGAAGAGCTCAAAGCTCAAAGAGCTGACAAACAG TCAGTTCTTCTTCTTGACGCTTTCAACAAAGATAGGGCTTCTCTGTCACTTCCTATTCAGAATCCTACTCAACTACCATCCTTGCCTGTTGTCAATCCTCCAGATCCTCGGACACAAGAAATGATAAATGAAAAACTTAAGAAAGCAGAGGATCTTG GTGAGAGGGGAATGATAGATGAAGCTCAAAAAGCTCTAGAAGAAGCAGAAGCTCTGAAAAAG CTGGGTGCTCGACAAGAGCCAGTCCTAGAATCCTCAAAGTATAGTGCTGCTGACGTTCGAATT ACTGATCAGAAATTGCGTGTTTGTGACATTTGTGGAGCATTCTTGAGTGTCTATGACAA TGATCGTCGTTTAGCGGATCATTTTGGAGGAAAACTTCACCTTGGATATATGCAAATCCGTGAAAAACTAGCAGAACTCCAG GAAGAGAGAAACAGGAAGCGAAAGGTTGATCGGACTGAAGATGATACAAG ATCGAAAGAAAGAAGTAGGGATCGTAACAGGTCTGGAAGCAGGGATCGAGATGCAGAGAGAGATGCTCGCATTGATAGCCGAGATAGAGGCAGAGAACATGACCGTCGGAGCAGGGACCAGGATCGGCATGATAGAGATCGTAGGGATCGAGATAGAGAATCAGATCGATCTCGAAACTATGATTCAAGGAATAGAAGATCACGTTCTCGCTCAAAGGATCGTTCTAGAGATTATGACCGGCATAG GCGTCATGGAAGGTACTGA